Proteins from a single region of Chrysemys picta bellii isolate R12L10 chromosome 9, ASM1138683v2, whole genome shotgun sequence:
- the IGSF10 gene encoding immunoglobulin superfamily member 10 isoform X3, which yields MGSRIHVYPNGSLFIEAVTEKDAGDYLCVARNRIGDDLILMKVSVTMKPAKIDQKQYFKKQVPYGKDFKVDCKASGSPEPEISWSLPDGTMINNVMQADDSGRRSRRYILFDNGTLYFNKVGIAEEGDYTCYAQNTLGKDEMKVHITVVTASPRIKQNYKTYAKVKAGDNAVFDCEVVGEPKPKIFWLLPSSDMISASTNRYLLHVNGSLSVSKVKLLDAGEYVCVARNPGGDDTKLYKLDVVSKPPLINGLYTNKTVIKATAIRHSKKQIDCMSEGTPSPQIMWIMPDNIFLTAPYYGSRITVHKNGTLEIRNVRPSDTADFICVVRNDGGESILVVQLEVLEMLRRPMFRNPFNEKIIAKPGKTIILNCSVDGNPPPEIIWILPNGTRFSSGARISRYHMGSNGTLIIYNPSRDDAGKYRCAARNKVGYIEKLIILEVGQKPTILTRSRGPIKSISGESLSLHCLSDGSPKPNIIWTVPSGYVLDRPQITGKYILLENGTLVIREATIHDRGNYLCKAQNNAGESSITVPVMTVAYPARITNRPPQSIRTMAGAAVQLNCMALGIPKPEITWELPDHSVLSPARKGRPSGSDLLHPQGTLIIQNPKSSDSGMYKCTAKNQFGSDFTITYIQVV from the coding sequence ATGGGAAGTCGAATTCATGTTTATCCTAATGGATCCTTGTTTATCGAAGCAGTCACAGAAAAGGATGCAGGTGACTATTTATGTGTAGCAAGAAACAGAATTGGAGATGACCTGATACTAATGAAAGTCAGTGTGACTATGAAACCAGCAAAGATTGAccaaaaacagtattttaaaaaacaggtaCCATATGGGAAGGACTTCAAAGTGGACTGTAAAGCCTCTGGGTCACCTGAGCCAGAGATCTCCTGGAGTTTGCCAGATGGCACAATGATTAATAATGTAATGCAAGCAGATGACAGTGGACGCAGGTCTCGGAGATACATTCTTTTTGACAATGGAACTCTGTATTTCAACAAGGTTGGAATAGCTGAAGAGGGAGACTATACCTGTTATGCCCAAAATACACTAGGAAAAGATGAAATGAAGGTACACATTACAGTTGTAACAGCTTCACCTCGTATAAAGCAGAATTACAAGACATATGCTAAAGTAAAAGCTGGGGATAATGCAGTATTTGACTGCGAGGTTGTTGGAGAACCCAagccaaaaatattttggttGCTACCTTCCAGTGACATGATCTCAGCTTCAACAAACAGATATTTACTGCATGTTAATGGCTCACTGTCAGTCAGCAAAGTGAAACTGTTGGATGCTGGGGAGTACGTATGTGTTGCCCGTAATCCCGGTGGAGATGACACAAAACTTTATAAACTGGATGTTGTTTCTAAACCACCCCTGATAAATGGTTTATATACAAACAAAACTGTCATTAAAGCAACAGCAATAAGGCACTCAAAGAAGCAAATAGATTGTATGTCAGAAGGGACACCTTCCCCTCAAATTATGTGGATAATGCCTGACAATATTTTCCTAACAGCTCCGTACTATGGGAGCAGAATAACAGTACACAAAAATGGGACACTTGAAATTAGGAATGTAAGGCCTTCAGACACAGCAGATTTTATATGCGTGGTACGTAATGATGGAGGAGAAAGCATATTGGTAGTACAGTTGGAGGTATTAGAAATGCTAAGACGACCAATGTTTAGAAATCCATTCAAtgaaaaaataatagcaaaacCAGGAAAAACCATCATATTAAATTGTTCAGTGGATGGAAACCCTCCGCCTGAAATCATCTGGATATTACCCAATGGCACACGATTTTccagtggagccagaatttcccGGTATCATATGGGCAGTAATGGTACCCTCATCATATATAATCCTTCCAGAGATGATGCAGGAAAGTATCGCTGTGCAGCTAGAAATAAAGTGGGCTACATTGAAAAGCTGATCATCTTGGAAGTTGGTCAGAAGCCCACTATTCTTACTCGTTCAAGAGGACCAATAAAGAGCATCAGTGGGGAATCATTATCCCTTCACTGTCTCTCTGATGGAAGCCCCAAACCAAACATTATATGGACAGTACCAAGTGGCTATGTGCTAGATCGACCTCAAATCACTGGGAAATACATATTACTTGAAAATGGTACTTTAGTTATTCGAGAAGCAACCATTCATGACAGAGGAAACTACCTGTGTAAGGCTCAGAACAATGCTGGAGAGTCATCTATAACTGTTCCTGTAATGACTGTAGCCTACCCCGCACGGATTACAAACAGACCACCACAGAGTATACGCACTATGGCTGGGGCAGCAGTTCAGCTCAACTGTATGGCATTGGGGATACCAAAACCAGAAATCACATGGGAGCTGCCAGACCACTCTGTGCTTTCTCCAGCTCGTAAAGGCAGACCATCTGGAAGTGATCTTCTTCACCCCCAAGGGACATTAATCATTCAGAATCCAAAATCTTCAGATTCTGGCATGTACAAGTGCACAGCTAAGAATCAATTTGGCAGCGATTTCACAATAACATATATTCAAGTTGTTTGA